Part of the Terrisporobacter glycolicus ATCC 14880 = DSM 1288 genome is shown below.
GTGGAATACTATAGGTATGGTTTTATGCACAACAATATTCTCAGTAGTAATATTAATTATAAATGTAATGTATCTATCTAAGATTATGCATATTAAGCCTAATTTCAAAAATATGCCATTTAATATATTAAAAGAAATAGCTATATTTTCATTTTTTATTTTTATTGGCAGTATTGTTGATATGTTATACTGGTCTACAGACAAAGTATTAATAGGATCTATGATAGGAACATCAGCTGTTGCAATATATAGTGTTGGTGGTACTTTTAATAATATGGTACAACAGTTAGCAATGGCACTAAGTGGTGTTCTTGTTCCTAAAGTTAATAGTATGGTATTTAATAAATCTTCAAATAAAGATCTTTCAGATTTACTTATAAAAACCGGTAGGCTACAGTATATAATTGTATCATTAACAGTTTCGGGATTTATTGTATTTGGAAGACAGTTTATTAAATTTATAGCAGGGGAAGGCTATGAAAGTGCATATATAGTAGCCTTATTAACAATGGTACCTTTAATAATTCCTTTGATACAAAATATTGCGTTAAATATAATTGTTGCTAAAAATAAGCATAGATTTAGATCTATTTTATATTTGATTGTATCTATTGTTAATGTTTTATCGACTATTATAGCTATTAACTATTGGGGAATAATTGGGGCAGCTTTCTGCACGTGTATTGCATTTTGTATAGGGAATATAATAGTTATGAACGTTTACTATTATAAGGTTATTAAATTAGATATATGTAGGTTTTGGAAAAATATAATAAGTATGAGTTATGTTCCGATTGCTATGATTTTTTTTGGATTATGCTTGATAAATAACATAGGAATAAATACAATTTCAAGGTTTATAATAGGGGTAATAATATATACTTTAGTTTTCGTAATGATGACATTTAAATTTAGTATGAATAAATACGAAAAAGATATTTTTTTAAAACCAATTAAAAATATGAGTTCTAAATTTCTAAATTTAAACAGCAAAGTTAGTAGCTAACTATTATTATAATGTAAAGAATAAAGGTGTAATATAAAGAAATTTTACTTGTAAACAAGGAGAGAGAGATGAGTAAAAAAGTAAAAAAAATAAACCTTGTTATATTACTTGCATTTTTAATTTGTTTAACATGTAGATACCAAGTACACATATCCTATAACAAATTAACAACAAACAACTACTTCATAACAACAAATAAAATCAATAATTCAGCTAACATAATTATTATATCAGATCTTCATGATAACCAATTAGGAGAAAATAACAGGGAGTTAATGTATAAGATAGAACAATTATCTCCAGATATTATTTTAGTGGTAGGTGATGTAGTTAACTCAAATTCAAAAGATAGCAAAATAGCTACAAATCTTATGAAACAACTATGCAAAAACCACAAAGTATTTTATTCCTTAGGAAATACAGATATAGATTACATAGAATCGAGAAGTTCTGATTTAATAAAAGAACTAAAGGATATAGGGGTAACAATACTTGATAATGAGTACGAAGATATAGATTTAAACGGAAACAAAATAAGAATAGGTGGAATGTATGCCTATGCTTTCGGATTAAACGATAACAATGATGTAGACAAAGATACTATGGAAGAAGGAGTTTTTGATTTTTTAACTGATTTTCAAGACACAGATAATTATAAAATCATGATGGCACACAGACCAGATAGTTTTATCTTTGGAAATGCATCCCAAGTTTGGAACATTGACTTAGTGGTAAGTGGTCATAACCATGGTGGACAAGTAGTATTACCTTTTGTTGGAGGTCTATACGGTGGAGATCAAGGGTGGTTTCCGAAGTATGACAAAGGACTTTTTGATTTAAATAAGATAAAAATTCTTATAACTAGTGGATTGGGCTCAGGCAAACAAAAATTGCCTAGATTCAATAATCCACCAGAAATAGTTAATTTATATTTATCTAAATAGTAAAATAGTTTTTAGAGCTTATAAATAAGCTCTTTTTTATGTGAAAATCATTTATTATTAATAATTAAGGTGAGTAACAAAAATGGGAGTAATAGTAAAATACTAAATAATTATTGAAACTTTAACTAAAAAAGTATAATATTTAGGTGTGTGGAAAAATTAGAGGAATTAGTGTGAAACTGAAAGAAAATATCTTTATAATTGGGGAATTTGAAGATATTTAGTCTATTTTATTAACTAAAGAGTAATATAATAGGGGTACAACATACTATATAGATTTAAGTTAACAAATGAAAATTAATTTCCATAATGGGGGAGGAAATAATGAAAGGAATTATAATTTCTGAATCTTTAGTAATTAGAAAGGGTGTAGCCCAAATACTAGAAGAAGAGGATACAGTAAAATCTTTAAATGAGGGGTATATGTGCAAAGATATTAATAAAGGAAAATATGATTTAGTCATATTTGATTTAAATAAAAATAGAAAAGAATATCTAAACTGTATAAAAGAAGTTAAGCAAAAAACTGATGCAAAAGTAATGATTTTAGATTTTTATGAAGATATGAGGCTTTTCTCTAAATGTATGAAAATAGGAGTAGACAGCTATATTTTACCTAATATAGAAGGTGAAAGTATTAAATATGCTGTTAAGCTATTATCCAAGGGTAAGAAATACTTTGACTCTGATT
Proteins encoded:
- a CDS encoding response regulator transcription factor, with translation MKGIIISESLVIRKGVAQILEEEDTVKSLNEGYMCKDINKGKYDLVIFDLNKNRKEYLNCIKEVKQKTDAKVMILDFYEDMRLFSKCMKIGVDSYILPNIEGESIKYAVKLLSKGKKYFDSDLVESYMKKDNINEIKELTKRENEILLCISKGKSNQEIATDLCITEHTVKKHTSNIFEKLNLRDRTHAALYAHEIGII
- a CDS encoding oligosaccharide flippase family protein, with the translated sequence MKKFNEIHIGAILSYIDLGIGSIIPLIYTPIMLRMLGQNEYGIYSLATSLTSYLSLLNFGLGSAVIRYISKYRTEKNKEGEESIIGLFIFIYVLLSLMVCVVGLIIVISLDSFFANSLSNSEIDKLKILIFILTINIAIGFPGSVLSSVIISHEKFIFRKVVDLSFTILIPVFNLLVLSRGWNTIGMVLCTTIFSVVILIINVMYLSKIMHIKPNFKNMPFNILKEIAIFSFFIFIGSIVDMLYWSTDKVLIGSMIGTSAVAIYSVGGTFNNMVQQLAMALSGVLVPKVNSMVFNKSSNKDLSDLLIKTGRLQYIIVSLTVSGFIVFGRQFIKFIAGEGYESAYIVALLTMVPLIIPLIQNIALNIIVAKNKHRFRSILYLIVSIVNVLSTIIAINYWGIIGAAFCTCIAFCIGNIIVMNVYYYKVIKLDICRFWKNIISMSYVPIAMIFFGLCLINNIGINTISRFIIGVIIYTLVFVMMTFKFSMNKYEKDIFLKPIKNMSSKFLNLNSKVSS
- a CDS encoding metallophosphoesterase, yielding MSKKVKKINLVILLAFLICLTCRYQVHISYNKLTTNNYFITTNKINNSANIIIISDLHDNQLGENNRELMYKIEQLSPDIILVVGDVVNSNSKDSKIATNLMKQLCKNHKVFYSLGNTDIDYIESRSSDLIKELKDIGVTILDNEYEDIDLNGNKIRIGGMYAYAFGLNDNNDVDKDTMEEGVFDFLTDFQDTDNYKIMMAHRPDSFIFGNASQVWNIDLVVSGHNHGGQVVLPFVGGLYGGDQGWFPKYDKGLFDLNKIKILITSGLGSGKQKLPRFNNPPEIVNLYLSK